A window from Neoarius graeffei isolate fNeoGra1 chromosome 14, fNeoGra1.pri, whole genome shotgun sequence encodes these proteins:
- the jcada gene encoding junctional cadherin 5-associated protein isoform X2, producing MYSVEDLLISHGYKISSNNNVPPSHSSSPSSHEQRPATRSNSRCEITDKRRGHGAVNGYKADCVYGGDVRQTSSRSGPSDTEIRDKNQRTEEDNANLVDGHSPGGTLTSDSGFHDAHREMYTHPRPEHDVAYWRRRGQDFNMLLDYVDIREPQGKQLGGHHKAQGMQRRPESALTTEEHRRERQRRADSARARERELALYQWKMAAERKYQSLGTEEWRPAVGIGQHMSESEGERWAQEQRRPRTAEGAVPPRTKAKSQSLPRMAMPSDSIQYLSISSSGHDPCGSYRTNGHQSRVPQGRSLSEGESRERWIDNSRSGVQSAPPSKPRFSRPLRPPSYEVHQQMRGSSEMLSGEFVPHPRDRTPLPFSRQDYFAQELGGSGMEPPGYIPPPSYRRQPVIRGGHRTYANSMGNYQYRGDPYMQGPAMAEVQEWFMRQTGMAWPDNYRDGRRSMPCRRQAYPGYGEEHIGNVQYIPFDDPRVRHISGGRMDGNSLTDADKIRNIRKDVPITSTSEKSPDDSAFLFSGKPFSNTEASNSNISDCVNEAVMHKEVSGEVINSKSTNDENSNRYPAIPDYLNSFQITSQHQTSQQKPSIDQQFCDTVTQVKTFEAQTAAENKKNKKKIKETMFCLVSVPINVVANKEAIDPNNNEKISSLVVIPTENSVTQLCSKDMPKTANSSEQLIQSSSSLNTKRTKRAPLRKEIIDVWSLQASADKELCYAGSWPGDQYKNQETQTGSLEGSRNTTVQNPQTQVTYDPLSSTDSGLGTECSVNKCPVKVQKNFNLSSNSAFSQTKTASSSSTKSPVQLITAPSPPSPDRQLLLRKSAPKPQALNGQEAFGQFLLKPVNRRPWDAIGELESFNKELQDQNAKQQTTDQAIEDLDEALKSILEVDTTIMEFSRPELATHRVKQQHTERSPERQLKNDNLDFRSDLEHSGVTQIGKDFREVGSAFSTLVGQFVNPAIPPRQEMDSGFVNYEVLSMTQDDLMVNRLDITVPKESLLKDVGLTVYTVIPDSVKLESPVGLSPESPMLTSPSDNSETCEASQITSSDSGGDQNTNSPDFSSKHKHSNSNISFANKPDQKKASENSKVITGSERSLHIHGVRSQQFTFMPNPDNADYDDDPYLSNEKTIADEHLEALLSQEKANSMPTEDLSNLYQIQCAKGIPVHESIEQRAARILGIVVPAEALVVSQDGCKQDQEDEHGDEPSEEKAEFVMQTMTIKPSEETQHVRREYEQVIETSVHIHELMEKIDTAIEEDHGPAGEKSSKESHSTSLVLDLPEFPPNNLRLSLPVTEDKDLTLSVCGGEKKVTPAADMSEGQPDKSIIHHPTSVCRNEEMSAERINPLMKDESMSCVSGFKKGIQKGRGEEEIGKERNENRVQEDNVVEGEEEQSVMNETRVNEWQAVFEKKIDEDVDRKMDEEEETKEEIVERTIQSPKSMGRSVSVPQSRSGTVVKREITLPDTFSMATDSDSLEEDDIQSFSEMTADVPGPG from the exons ATGTATAGTGTGGAGGACCTTCTTATCTCTCATGGATACAAaatcagcagcaacaacaacgtcCCTCCATCGCACTCATCCTCACCCTCGTCCCATGAACAGCGGCCGGCGACGCGCAGTAACAGTCGGTGTGAAATCACAGACAAGCGGAGGGGACATGGCGCAGTGAACGGCTACAAAGCGGACTGCGTTTACGGTGGTGATGTGAGACAGACTTCATCTCGGAGTGGCCCCAGTGACACAGAGATCAGAGACAAGAACCAGAGGACAGAGGAGGACAATGCTAACCTAGTAGATGGACACTCACCAGGAGGCACCTTGACCAGTGACAGCGG ATTCCATGATGCCCACAGAGAAATGTACACTCATCCAAGGCCAGAGCATGATGTTGCTTACTGGCGAAGACGGGGTCAAGACTTCAACATGCTCCTGGACTACGTGGACATCAGGGAGCCACAGGGAAAGCAATTAGGTGGTCACCATAAAGCACAGGGCATGCAACGAAGGCCAGAGTCAGCATTAACCACTGAAGAGCATCGTCGTGAGAGACAGCGCAGAGCAGACAGTGCACGTGCCAGAGAGCGTGAACTGGCCCTCTACCAGTGGAAAATGGCAGCAGAGAGGAAGTACCAAAGCCTGGGCACAGAAGAGTGGCGTCCAGCTGTAGGAATAGGTCAACATATGTCTGAAAGTGAAGGTGAAAGATGGGCACAGGAGCAGCGGCGGCCTCGCACAGCAGAAGGTGCTGTTCCTCCCAGGACCAAAGCCAAATCCCAGTCCCTGCCAAGAATGGCCATGCCCTCAGACAGTATCCAGTACTTAAGCATATCATCCTCTGGCCATGACCCATGTGGAAGCTATCGAACAAATGGGCACCAGTCACGGGTGCCTCAAGGTCGCAGTCTCAGTGAAGGGGAAAGTAGGGAGCGATGGATTGACAATAGCCGGTCAGGTGTACAGTCTGCACCCCCATCAAAGCCCCGTTTTAGCCGACCTCTTAGACCTCCATCATATGAAGTTCACCAGCAGATGCGAGGAAGTTCAGAGATGCTCTCTGGTGAGTTTGTGCCCCACCCCAGAGACAGAACTCCACTGCCTTTTTCCAGACAGGATTATTTTGCACAGGAACTTGGAGGGTCTGGCATGGAGCCCCCAGGTTACATCCCTCCACCATCTTACAGGAGGCAACCTGTCATCAGGGGAGGGCACAGGACTTATGCCAATTCCATGGGGAACTACCAGTACAGGGGAGACCCATATATGCAAGGGCCTGCCATGGCCGAGGTCCAGGAGTGGTTCATGAGACAGACAGGGATGGCTTGGCCTGACAATTACAGGGATGGGAGGAGGAGTATGCCCTGTAGGAGACAGGCATACCCTGGTTATGGGGAGGAGCACATAGGGAATGTTCAGTACATACCCTTTGATGACCCACGAGTCAGACATATTTCAGGAGGGAGAATGGATGGGAACTCGCTGACCGATGCTGACAAAATCAGGAATATCAGAAAAGACGTCCCCATCACCTCCACATCTGAGAAGTCTCCTGATGACAGTGCCTTTCTGTTCTCAGGAAAACCATTCAGCAACACAGAAGCAAGTAACAGCAATATCAGTGATTGTGTTAATGAAGCAGTCATGCATAAGGAGGTGTCAGGAGAGGTGATCAACTCAAAATCAACAAATGATGAAAACTCCAACAGGTACCCAGCCATCCCTGACTATCTAAATTCCTTCCAAATAACATCACAACATCAAACATCCCAACAGAAACCCAGCATAGACCAACAATTCTGTGATACAGTAACACAAGTAAAGACATTTGAGGCTCAAACAGCAGCTGAAAATAAGAAAAACAAGAAGAAAATTAAAGAGACTATGTTCTGTTTAGTGTCAGTTCCAATAAACGTGGTAGCCAACAAAGAAGCTATTGATCCAAATAACAATGAAAAAATATCAAGCTTAGTGGTGATACCTACAGAAAATTCAGTGACCCAACTCTGTAGCAAAGACATGCCAAAGACTGCAAACAGCAGTGAGCAATTAATACAATCCAGCAGCTCACTGAACACAAAAAGGACCAAAAGAGCTCCACTTCGGAAAGAGATCATAGACGTTTGGTCTCTCCAAGCAAGTGCTGACAAAGAATTGTGCTATGCAGGATCCTGGCCAGGTGATCAATATAAAAATCAAGAGACTCAGACAGGTTCTCTTGAGGGTTCAAGAAATACAACTGTACAAAATCCTCAAACCCAGGTTACATATGACCCTCTATCATCCACAGACAGTGGGCTGGGGACTGAATGCAGTGTCAACAAGTGTCCCGTAAAAGTCCAAAAGAATTTCAACCTTTCCAGCAATAGTGCATTTTCCCAAACAAAAACAGCTAGCAGCTCAAGTACAAAAAGCCCAGTTCAACTCATAACAGCTCCATCACCACCATCTCCTGATCGCCAGCTCCTACTGAGAAAGAGTGCACCCAAACCCCAAGCACTAAATGGCCAAGAAGCCTTtggccagttcttgttaaaacctgtaAACAGGAGACCATGGGATGCCATTGGGGAACTTGAATCTTTTAACAAGGAGCTGCAGGATCAAAATGCCAAACAACAAACCACTGATCAGGCTATAGAGGACCTTGATGAGGCATTGAAAAGCATTTTAGAGGTAGACACCACAATCATGGAGTTCAGTAGACCTGAGTTGGCTACACATAGGGTTAAACAGCAACATACAGAAAGAAGTCCTGAGCGACAGTTAAAGAATGACAACTTAGATTTCAGGTCAGATTTAGAGCACAGTGGTGTGACTCAAATAGGTAAAGATTTCAGGGAAGTAGGAAGTGCCTTCTCTACACTAGTGGGTCAGTTTGTAAATCCTGCCATACCACCAAGACAAGAGATGGACAGTGGGTTTGTCAATTATGAGGTCTTGAGTATGACGCAGGATGACCTGATGGTGAACAGGTTGGATATTACAGTGCCAAAGGAATCGTTACTGAAGGATGTTGGACTTACAGTGTACACAGTGATCCCAGACTCAGTGAAACTGGAATCACCTGTAGGTTTAAGCCCAGAGTCTCCAATGCTGACAAGTCCCTCTGACAACTCAGAAACATGTGAGGCTTCACAGATCACGTCTTCAGATAGTGGAGGAGATCAAAATACAAACAGCCCTGACTTTAGTTCAAAGCATAAGCATTCAAACAGTAATATAAGCTTTGCTAATAAACCTGACCAGAAGAAAGCGTCAGAGAACAGCAAAGTTATCACTGGCTCAGAAAGGTCACTTCACATTCATGGTGTCAGAAGTCAGCAGTTCACATTTATGCCAAACCCTGATAATGCTGATTATGACGATGATCCGTATCTGAGCAATGAAAAAACAATAGCAGATGAACATCTGGAGGCTCTTCTGAGTCAAGAGAAAGCTAATAGCATGCCAACAGAAGATCTTAGCAATCTGTATCAAATTCAGTGTGCCAAAGGAATTCCTGTGCACGAGTCCATTGAACAGAGGGCAGCCAGGATCCTGGGCATTGTTGTACCAGCTGAAGCCTTGGTTGTCAGTCAGGATGGTTGCAAACAGGATCAGGAAGATGAGCACGGTGACGAACCGAGTGAGGAAAAGGCTGAATTTGTTATGCAAACCATGACAATAAAGCCAAGTGAAGAAACACAGCATGTGAGAAGAGAGTATGAGCAAGTCATAGAGACATCAGTCCACATCCACgaactgatggagaagattgATACTGCCATTGAGGAAGACCATGGGCCTGCAGGAGAGAAGTCCAGTAAAGAAAGTCATAGTACTTCGTTAGTGTTAGATTTACCCGAGTTTCCACCCAATAACCTGCGTTTATCACTGCCAGTGACTGAAGATAAGGATCTGACTTtaagtgtgtgtggaggtgagaaaAAGGTTACACCTGCTGCAGACATGTCTGAAGGCCAACCGGACAAGTCCATCATACATCATCCAACTTCTGTGTGCAGAAATGAAGAAATGTCTGCAGAGCGCATTAATCCTCTCATGAAGGATGAGTCAATGTCATGCGTCAGTGGTTTCAAAAAAGGGATCCAGAAAGGGAGGGGAGAAGaggaaataggaaaggaaagaaacGAAAATAGAGTTCAAGAGGACAACGTAGTAGAAGGAGAAGAGGAGCAATCTGTGATGAATGAAACAAGAGTAAATGAGTGGCAAGCTGTGTTTGAGAAAAAGATAGATGAGGATGTTGATAGAAAGATGGATGAGGAGGAAGAGACAAAGGAAGAAATAGTGGAAAGAACAATCCAGTCACCAAAGTCCATGGGGCGCTCGGTCTCAGTCCCTCAGTCACGCAGTGGGACAGTGGTCAAGAGAGAAATCACACTCCCAGACACCTTTAGTATGGCCACTGATTCAGATTCACTTGAGGAGGATGACATTCAGTCCTTTTCAG AAATGACAGCTGATGTCCCGGGCCCAGGTTAA
- the jcada gene encoding junctional cadherin 5-associated protein isoform X1, which yields MYSVEDLLISHGYKISSNNNVPPSHSSSPSSHEQRPATRSNSRCEITDKRRGHGAVNGYKADCVYGGDVRQTSSRSGPSDTEIRDKNQRTEEDNANLVDGHSPGGTLTSDSGFHDAHREMYTHPRPEHDVAYWRRRGQDFNMLLDYVDIREPQGKQLGGHHKAQGMQRRPESALTTEEHRRERQRRADSARARERELALYQWKMAAERKYQSLGTEEWRPAVGIGQHMSESEGERWAQEQRRPRTAEGAVPPRTKAKSQSLPRMAMPSDSIQYLSISSSGHDPCGSYRTNGHQSRVPQGRSLSEGESRERWIDNSRSGVQSAPPSKPRFSRPLRPPSYEVHQQMRGSSEMLSGEFVPHPRDRTPLPFSRQDYFAQELGGSGMEPPGYIPPPSYRRQPVIRGGHRTYANSMGNYQYRGDPYMQGPAMAEVQEWFMRQTGMAWPDNYRDGRRSMPCRRQAYPGYGEEHIGNVQYIPFDDPRVRHISGGRMDGNSLTDADKIRNIRKDVPITSTSEKSPDDSAFLFSGKPFSNTEASNSNISDCVNEAVMHKEVSGEVINSKSTNDENSNRYPAIPDYLNSFQITSQHQTSQQKPSIDQQFCDTVTQVKTFEAQTAAENKKNKKKIKETMFCLVSVPINVVANKEAIDPNNNEKISSLVVIPTENSVTQLCSKDMPKTANSSEQLIQSSSSLNTKRTKRAPLRKEIIDVWSLQASADKELCYAGSWPGDQYKNQETQTGSLEGSRNTTVQNPQTQVTYDPLSSTDSGLGTECSVNKCPVKVQKNFNLSSNSAFSQTKTASSSSTKSPVQLITAPSPPSPDRQLLLRKSAPKPQALNGQEAFGQFLLKPVNRRPWDAIGELESFNKELQDQNAKQQTTDQAIEDLDEALKSILEVDTTIMEFSRPELATHRVKQQHTERSPERQLKNDNLDFRSDLEHSGVTQIGKDFREVGSAFSTLVGQFVNPAIPPRQEMDSGFVNYEVLSMTQDDLMVNRLDITVPKESLLKDVGLTVYTVIPDSVKLESPVGLSPESPMLTSPSDNSETCEASQITSSDSGGDQNTNSPDFSSKHKHSNSNISFANKPDQKKASENSKVITGSERSLHIHGVRSQQFTFMPNPDNADYDDDPYLSNEKTIADEHLEALLSQEKANSMPTEDLSNLYQIQCAKGIPVHESIEQRAARILGIVVPAEALVVSQDGCKQDQEDEHGDEPSEEKAEFVMQTMTIKPSEETQHVRREYEQVIETSVHIHELMEKIDTAIEEDHGPAGEKSSKESHSTSLVLDLPEFPPNNLRLSLPVTEDKDLTLSVCGGEKKVTPAADMSEGQPDKSIIHHPTSVCRNEEMSAERINPLMKDESMSCVSGFKKGIQKGRGEEEIGKERNENRVQEDNVVEGEEEQSVMNETRVNEWQAVFEKKIDEDVDRKMDEEEETKEEIVERTIQSPKSMGRSVSVPQSRSGTVVKREITLPDTFSMATDSDSLEEDDIQSFSDSYDPSRVERV from the exons ATGTATAGTGTGGAGGACCTTCTTATCTCTCATGGATACAAaatcagcagcaacaacaacgtcCCTCCATCGCACTCATCCTCACCCTCGTCCCATGAACAGCGGCCGGCGACGCGCAGTAACAGTCGGTGTGAAATCACAGACAAGCGGAGGGGACATGGCGCAGTGAACGGCTACAAAGCGGACTGCGTTTACGGTGGTGATGTGAGACAGACTTCATCTCGGAGTGGCCCCAGTGACACAGAGATCAGAGACAAGAACCAGAGGACAGAGGAGGACAATGCTAACCTAGTAGATGGACACTCACCAGGAGGCACCTTGACCAGTGACAGCGG ATTCCATGATGCCCACAGAGAAATGTACACTCATCCAAGGCCAGAGCATGATGTTGCTTACTGGCGAAGACGGGGTCAAGACTTCAACATGCTCCTGGACTACGTGGACATCAGGGAGCCACAGGGAAAGCAATTAGGTGGTCACCATAAAGCACAGGGCATGCAACGAAGGCCAGAGTCAGCATTAACCACTGAAGAGCATCGTCGTGAGAGACAGCGCAGAGCAGACAGTGCACGTGCCAGAGAGCGTGAACTGGCCCTCTACCAGTGGAAAATGGCAGCAGAGAGGAAGTACCAAAGCCTGGGCACAGAAGAGTGGCGTCCAGCTGTAGGAATAGGTCAACATATGTCTGAAAGTGAAGGTGAAAGATGGGCACAGGAGCAGCGGCGGCCTCGCACAGCAGAAGGTGCTGTTCCTCCCAGGACCAAAGCCAAATCCCAGTCCCTGCCAAGAATGGCCATGCCCTCAGACAGTATCCAGTACTTAAGCATATCATCCTCTGGCCATGACCCATGTGGAAGCTATCGAACAAATGGGCACCAGTCACGGGTGCCTCAAGGTCGCAGTCTCAGTGAAGGGGAAAGTAGGGAGCGATGGATTGACAATAGCCGGTCAGGTGTACAGTCTGCACCCCCATCAAAGCCCCGTTTTAGCCGACCTCTTAGACCTCCATCATATGAAGTTCACCAGCAGATGCGAGGAAGTTCAGAGATGCTCTCTGGTGAGTTTGTGCCCCACCCCAGAGACAGAACTCCACTGCCTTTTTCCAGACAGGATTATTTTGCACAGGAACTTGGAGGGTCTGGCATGGAGCCCCCAGGTTACATCCCTCCACCATCTTACAGGAGGCAACCTGTCATCAGGGGAGGGCACAGGACTTATGCCAATTCCATGGGGAACTACCAGTACAGGGGAGACCCATATATGCAAGGGCCTGCCATGGCCGAGGTCCAGGAGTGGTTCATGAGACAGACAGGGATGGCTTGGCCTGACAATTACAGGGATGGGAGGAGGAGTATGCCCTGTAGGAGACAGGCATACCCTGGTTATGGGGAGGAGCACATAGGGAATGTTCAGTACATACCCTTTGATGACCCACGAGTCAGACATATTTCAGGAGGGAGAATGGATGGGAACTCGCTGACCGATGCTGACAAAATCAGGAATATCAGAAAAGACGTCCCCATCACCTCCACATCTGAGAAGTCTCCTGATGACAGTGCCTTTCTGTTCTCAGGAAAACCATTCAGCAACACAGAAGCAAGTAACAGCAATATCAGTGATTGTGTTAATGAAGCAGTCATGCATAAGGAGGTGTCAGGAGAGGTGATCAACTCAAAATCAACAAATGATGAAAACTCCAACAGGTACCCAGCCATCCCTGACTATCTAAATTCCTTCCAAATAACATCACAACATCAAACATCCCAACAGAAACCCAGCATAGACCAACAATTCTGTGATACAGTAACACAAGTAAAGACATTTGAGGCTCAAACAGCAGCTGAAAATAAGAAAAACAAGAAGAAAATTAAAGAGACTATGTTCTGTTTAGTGTCAGTTCCAATAAACGTGGTAGCCAACAAAGAAGCTATTGATCCAAATAACAATGAAAAAATATCAAGCTTAGTGGTGATACCTACAGAAAATTCAGTGACCCAACTCTGTAGCAAAGACATGCCAAAGACTGCAAACAGCAGTGAGCAATTAATACAATCCAGCAGCTCACTGAACACAAAAAGGACCAAAAGAGCTCCACTTCGGAAAGAGATCATAGACGTTTGGTCTCTCCAAGCAAGTGCTGACAAAGAATTGTGCTATGCAGGATCCTGGCCAGGTGATCAATATAAAAATCAAGAGACTCAGACAGGTTCTCTTGAGGGTTCAAGAAATACAACTGTACAAAATCCTCAAACCCAGGTTACATATGACCCTCTATCATCCACAGACAGTGGGCTGGGGACTGAATGCAGTGTCAACAAGTGTCCCGTAAAAGTCCAAAAGAATTTCAACCTTTCCAGCAATAGTGCATTTTCCCAAACAAAAACAGCTAGCAGCTCAAGTACAAAAAGCCCAGTTCAACTCATAACAGCTCCATCACCACCATCTCCTGATCGCCAGCTCCTACTGAGAAAGAGTGCACCCAAACCCCAAGCACTAAATGGCCAAGAAGCCTTtggccagttcttgttaaaacctgtaAACAGGAGACCATGGGATGCCATTGGGGAACTTGAATCTTTTAACAAGGAGCTGCAGGATCAAAATGCCAAACAACAAACCACTGATCAGGCTATAGAGGACCTTGATGAGGCATTGAAAAGCATTTTAGAGGTAGACACCACAATCATGGAGTTCAGTAGACCTGAGTTGGCTACACATAGGGTTAAACAGCAACATACAGAAAGAAGTCCTGAGCGACAGTTAAAGAATGACAACTTAGATTTCAGGTCAGATTTAGAGCACAGTGGTGTGACTCAAATAGGTAAAGATTTCAGGGAAGTAGGAAGTGCCTTCTCTACACTAGTGGGTCAGTTTGTAAATCCTGCCATACCACCAAGACAAGAGATGGACAGTGGGTTTGTCAATTATGAGGTCTTGAGTATGACGCAGGATGACCTGATGGTGAACAGGTTGGATATTACAGTGCCAAAGGAATCGTTACTGAAGGATGTTGGACTTACAGTGTACACAGTGATCCCAGACTCAGTGAAACTGGAATCACCTGTAGGTTTAAGCCCAGAGTCTCCAATGCTGACAAGTCCCTCTGACAACTCAGAAACATGTGAGGCTTCACAGATCACGTCTTCAGATAGTGGAGGAGATCAAAATACAAACAGCCCTGACTTTAGTTCAAAGCATAAGCATTCAAACAGTAATATAAGCTTTGCTAATAAACCTGACCAGAAGAAAGCGTCAGAGAACAGCAAAGTTATCACTGGCTCAGAAAGGTCACTTCACATTCATGGTGTCAGAAGTCAGCAGTTCACATTTATGCCAAACCCTGATAATGCTGATTATGACGATGATCCGTATCTGAGCAATGAAAAAACAATAGCAGATGAACATCTGGAGGCTCTTCTGAGTCAAGAGAAAGCTAATAGCATGCCAACAGAAGATCTTAGCAATCTGTATCAAATTCAGTGTGCCAAAGGAATTCCTGTGCACGAGTCCATTGAACAGAGGGCAGCCAGGATCCTGGGCATTGTTGTACCAGCTGAAGCCTTGGTTGTCAGTCAGGATGGTTGCAAACAGGATCAGGAAGATGAGCACGGTGACGAACCGAGTGAGGAAAAGGCTGAATTTGTTATGCAAACCATGACAATAAAGCCAAGTGAAGAAACACAGCATGTGAGAAGAGAGTATGAGCAAGTCATAGAGACATCAGTCCACATCCACgaactgatggagaagattgATACTGCCATTGAGGAAGACCATGGGCCTGCAGGAGAGAAGTCCAGTAAAGAAAGTCATAGTACTTCGTTAGTGTTAGATTTACCCGAGTTTCCACCCAATAACCTGCGTTTATCACTGCCAGTGACTGAAGATAAGGATCTGACTTtaagtgtgtgtggaggtgagaaaAAGGTTACACCTGCTGCAGACATGTCTGAAGGCCAACCGGACAAGTCCATCATACATCATCCAACTTCTGTGTGCAGAAATGAAGAAATGTCTGCAGAGCGCATTAATCCTCTCATGAAGGATGAGTCAATGTCATGCGTCAGTGGTTTCAAAAAAGGGATCCAGAAAGGGAGGGGAGAAGaggaaataggaaaggaaagaaacGAAAATAGAGTTCAAGAGGACAACGTAGTAGAAGGAGAAGAGGAGCAATCTGTGATGAATGAAACAAGAGTAAATGAGTGGCAAGCTGTGTTTGAGAAAAAGATAGATGAGGATGTTGATAGAAAGATGGATGAGGAGGAAGAGACAAAGGAAGAAATAGTGGAAAGAACAATCCAGTCACCAAAGTCCATGGGGCGCTCGGTCTCAGTCCCTCAGTCACGCAGTGGGACAGTGGTCAAGAGAGAAATCACACTCCCAGACACCTTTAGTATGGCCACTGATTCAGATTCACTTGAGGAGGATGACATTCAGTCCTTTTCAG